The nucleotide sequence CTCAATGTCTAGTCCCCAGTTTTTAATGGGACCGAGGGAAGAAACAAATCCGTAAGTAACGACAACGTCATCGACCTCGATCACCTCTTGCTGTTCCCCTTTCACTTCTTGGAGAATGACCTGTTCGATTCTCTCTTCCCCAACAAGTTCAGTCGGCACAAATGGCGTTTTGATATTGACTGAAGAATTCTTCATCGTTTCCACACTGTGCTCGTGGGCACGGAATTTATCGCGGCGGTGGGCAATGGTCACCTGCTCGGCGATCGGCTCCAGCATCAGCGCCCAGTCCACCGCCGAGTCGCCGCCACCGAAGACCTGTACTTTCTTTCCGGCAAACTGGTTCAGGTCGTTGATAAAATAGTGAAGGTTCTTTCCTTCGTATTTTTCCGAGCCGGCAAGCTCCAGCTTTCTCGGCTGGAACGCCCCGTTCCCTGCTGTAATAATCACTGTTTTCGTATAGTGCGTACCCGCATTCGTTGTCAGCTTGAACGTACCATCTTCCTGCTTTTCCAGTCCTTCGACTGCTTCCTCGAGGCAGACGGTCGGATCAAACTGATTCATTTGCTCTTTTAAATTATCGACAAGCTCCTGAGCTCTCACTTTAGGAAAGCCGGCTACGTCATAAATGTATTTTTCCGGGTAAAGGGCCGACAGCTGGCCGCCTAGCTGCGGCAAGCTTTCAATGATCTTGCAAGACATCTGTCTCATTCCCGCATAGAAAGCGGTGAATAATCCTACTGGCCCTCCCCCGATAATCGTGATGTCAAAAACTTGCTGGTTGTCAGACATTCCGTAATTCCTCCTTCAATCTAGTCATTCTCTTATTATACGCCGACCGTGTCGGAATTTCTCAAATCAACGATTCGGATTGCTTTTCCTTCTGACCTTGGAATCGCTTTAGGGATATTAAAGATTGTATTCATTGACACCAAACAGGTGGATTTCATCAAATGCTGGATTTCTTTTTTCATTTGCTGAATGCGCAAGTGGGACAAATCTTCTCCGATTTCTCGATACAATTCGCTCTCCACTTCTACATGAAGTTCTACGCCATCCATTGTGCCTTTTCTAACAAGGTGAATTTGATAATGCGGCACAAGGCCTTCAATTTGCAAAAGGACACGTTCGATTTCAGATGGGAAAACATTAACGCCACGAATAATGAGCATGTCATCTGTACGCCCTTTTACTCTAGACATTCTCACTGTTGTCCGTCCACATTTGCAGGTTTCTCTTGTAATGGATGCAAGGTCACCCGTACGGTATCGGATAATCGGAAACGCTTCCTTCGTTAAGCTCGTAAAGACAAGCTCACCGATTTCCCCTTCAGCAACCGGCTCAAGCGTATCTGGATTAATTACTTCAACGAAAAAATGGTCCTCTTGAACGTGCAAACCATCTTGTGCTTCATAACATTCAATAGACACGCCAGGCCCCATAATTTCGCTCAAGCCGTAAATATCAACCGCTTTCAAATTTAACGTTTCTTCGAGCTTAGTACGCATTTCTTCAGACCATGGCTCCGCACCAAAAATACCATATTCAATCGATGTATCTCTTGGGTCCTTGCCCATTTCCTGCATTTTTTCAGCAATATTTAAAATGTAAGAAGGCGTACCGCAAATGCCTCTTGGCTTAAAGTCTTCAATGACTGTAATTTGTCTTTCTGTGTTTCCTCCTGAAATAGGAACAACAGCTGCCCCAAGAGCTTCCGCCCCGTAATGTAGACCAAGACCGCCAGTGAACAAGCCATAGCCATAAGCGTTATGAAAAATGTCTGATTTCTTTCCGCCTGCCGCTACAATGGAACGGGCTACTACTTCACTCCACACGTTAATGTCATTCTGTGTATAGCCAACGACAGTCGGTTTTCCGCTTGTACCGGAAGATCCATGAATGCGAACAACTTCTTCCTGCGGAACAGCAAATAAACCAAATGGATAATTATCGCGTAAATCTTGTTTTTTTGTAAATGGCAGCTTAACAATATCATCTAAGCTTTTAATATCTTCCGGAGTGATCCCTAATTCTTCAAATTTCTTTTTATAGAATTCAACATTCTCATATACTCTTTCGACTGTTTTTTGAAGGCGTCCAAGCTGTAAACTCTCCATTTCAGAACGCGCCATTGTTTCAATTTGCGGATTATACATTGTGTAGCCCTCCAATTGCATAATATATAGCCTTTGTTTGAAAAATCCTTCTCGAAAACTCATAACGATTTTAATACGATGATTGGAATAATAGTAATATGTTTAAATTTTAAAATTTACGCAGCTTGTTGTCAATGATAATTTCTGAAAATTCATATTTGAACCTCTCATTTGTATATTCGTTTCATTCAGTTTTGTTATCGTTTTCAATCCTCCTCTTAAAGCGGCCCACATTAAGACAGAATAGTTCGAACTTTCGATTTACATAACGAGAAGGCTATGGTACTTTTATCTAAAGAATTTATAAGCCATTACTGGTTTAGCGTTTTAAAATCGTATGATGCTATTTTTCTAGATCATCCATCTATTCCTTACATAGCGCTTTTTACTCAAGTGAAGCGTTAAAGCGGGAGGGCAGAACCAATTTAGAAAATTCACGGGAAGGTGATTAAATTGACTAGACAACTAGACGAGCAAGAAATCCATGCTGAACACTATGACCAGATTGTCGAAACATTCAAGCAGGAGCCGTACGCCAATCACTTAGGTATTCAGTTAACTGCGCTTGGCAAAGGAACCGCTTCGGCTGAAATGCAAATTGAAGACTATATGTTGAACTCTCATGGAACTGTTCATGGTGCTGTTATGTTCGCCATTGCGGATTACGTATTTGCAGCAGCAAGCAATTCTTATGGGAAAGTCTCTGTCGGCTTATCCACCAATATGAATTTTATGGCTCCTGGCCGCAAAGGAGCCACTTTAACTGCTACAGCCGTTGAAGAAAAGAAAACCCGGCGCATCGCATGGTATCGAATCACTGTTGAAAGTGAAGGAAATCTTCTTGCAACAATGGAAGCCACCGTGTATAGAAAAGACCAATACTTTGTCCCGGTGGATGAATCTTAAAAAGGAAGACTGTCAGAAAAAACTGGCAGTCTCTTTTTGTTTTGAAAAGTTTTCTTTACACATAAAACAATCTTCATAGACAGCTTGTCTTAAGGGGAAGCGATGGGAAAACAGATGGCCTCGTACAGGCGGCTTCGCTTTTATTCTATCCAGCTCCGCCTCCTTGGAGCTCGAGGTCATATGCCGACCTGGTTGTGTGGCTGAGGAACGCCACTTCACCATTTCGTCTTATGCTTGTCGCTCCAGTGCAGGCGGCTTCGCTTTTATTCTATCCAGCTCTGCCTTCTTGGAGCTCGAGGTCATATGCCCGACCTGGTTGTGTAGCTGAGGAACGCCACTTCACCATTTCGTCTTATGCTTGTCGCTCCAGTGCAGGCGGCTTCGCTTTTATTCTTAAAATACTTCCGTCCACTCTTCGCGTTTTGATAGCATATACCGGGCAAGTTCTTTTGCTCCTTCAAGGCTGTGGCTAGCCGCCCATCCGCATTGCACTTCGTTGCAGGCAGGAACTTCTGTTGCTTCGAGTACATCTTTTAATGTGGCTTCTACAATGCGCAAAATGTCATCAAAATCTTCGTGGTTAATGACGGATAAGTAATAGCCTGTCTGACATCCCATCGGACTAATGTCTACAATTTTATCCGAATGGTTGCGGCTGAATTCCGCCATCATATGCTCGAGGGAATGAATGGCAGGCATGTCCATATGTTCTTTATTTGGCTGGGAAAAGCGCAGATCATATTTGTAAATTTGATCTCCATTGATCCCTTCTTTTTTGCCAGCAAGCCGAATATAAGGTGCTTTTACTTTCGTATGGTCAAGGTTAAAGCTTTCTACGTTCATCTGTTTTTGTTCTGCCATCATGATCGCTCCTTTATCAGAAAGTTAACTCTATTATATCAGTTCTCCTGAACATTTGGACTATTTCATCGCAGATAAAGCGGTTTGTTTCCAACCGTCTTTCTCTTTATTAAACTTCATCACTTGCCGCGTCGTTTCTGCGACTTCCTTTCCTGTCTGCAAATCTTTTGTGACAGATTTCATTGCCACGAATATATAAGCCTCTTTTTTCTTATCATCATACTTAATGATAGCTGTATGTTGAGGTTCCATTTTTGCATCAAATGTATCAAATACCTTTTTCACGTAAAGACGCTCTTCCTCATAATTGCGTTCTGTATTTTTAGAAATGGTCTCCATATATGCATCGAGATCTTTTCCGTTAAAGGCATCTACGTGCTGGGCAAGCGTCTTCATTAACTCCTCTTTTTCTTTTGGAGGCACATTATCTACATCTTCAATTGGCTGAGTCACGACAGGCTGTTTCGTTTCCTCAGGCTGATCAGCTGCCGGCTTAGGGTCTTCTGCTGCTTGTGGTTGATCTGCCTTTTCTTTCTTTGCCTCTTCATCACCACATCCAGCCAAGAGAATCCCGGCCAGCAAAGCAGGCACCATTAATCTTCGTATCAACGTCTTCACGTCCTTTCTGCCCTATTGTATGTCAAGTTGCCCTTTTTCCTCAACTGCTGAACATAGAAAAAATTAGCGAATTGCGTGGGCAGGAGGAATGGCACTTCGAAGCTTGATTACTGATTAAAGCACCGACCGGCTACTTGCCGGGCATCCGAACGGTGCTTGCTGATCAATGCGGGCAAGTATCCTTCATAGAAATAAGGATCGGTCAGGCCGCCAAAGAGGCACCCCTGGATGCTGACGCACCGCCTCTCCTTCAGAACCCATCTGCCAGCCTCTCATTTGCTCCCCCTGCACAGTGTTTTTTCCCCTTAATCGAAAACTCCTTATATGATGTGTAATGGCCTAGCTAAGTACCGCTAAAACCTTCCACACTAAAAAAGCAGCAGGCATGACTACCTGCTGCTTCCATTTATCTAACCTCTACCCAGCCTTTTTTAATAGCAGTAACAACAGCCTGTGTTCGGTCATTTACATTCATTTTCTGTAAAATATTGCTGACATGGTTTTTAACCGTTTTCTCACTGATATATAATGCTTCGCCGATCGCTCGGTTGCTTTTTCCATCTGCAAGAAGCTGAAGCACTTCACATTCGCGTCGAGTGAGCAAATGAAGCGGACGACGCACTTCTGTTTGCTGGAACCCTTTTCCCTTTCCTTCATCATTGGCCAGACGGCGATAATCAGAAATCAGATTATGTGTTACGCGCGGATGCAAATAAGAACCGCCATCAGAAACAACTTTAACAGCTTCAATTAATGCATCGGCATCCATTTCTTTTAACAGATAACCCATAGCTCCTGATTTCAGTGCATGCGTCACATAATTCTCATCATCATGAATGGAAAGGATAATCACTTTTGTGTCCGGGAACTTTACTACAAGTTCACGTGTCGCCTCTACACCATTCACCTCTGGCATATTAATATCCATCAAGACGACATTTGGATGGTATTGCTCAATCAGTTCAACAGCATCCTTGCCATCGTCCCCTTCCGCTACTACTTCGAATGATTCCTCGAATTCTAAAATCCGCTTAACCCCTTCACGGAATAATTGATGGTCATCAATAATAACGATTTTCGTTGTCATTGGTCTTCCTCCCTTAATTCAATCTCTACTCTACAATTGGAACACGAATCATCACAAGTGTTCCTTCGTCCGGTTTAGAATGGATAGAAAGGTCACCTTCCAACAATTCAAGGCGTTCTTTCATTCCCATAATGCCGAACGAACTGGTCTTTTTCTCTCTTATATCAAATCCTTGGCCATTATCTTTAATAACAGCCAGCACTTGATGTGCTTTTATTTCTAGTTTTACCGTAATGGATGTCGCTTCTGAGTGCTTTAATGCATTCTGCACCGATTCCTGTATGAGCCGGAATAAAGCGACTTCCAATTTGGACGAAAGCCGTTTTTCGCTTCCCATATTTGTAAAATGAATTTTTGTCGATTTTTTTAATGATTGTACATGTTCCTCGACGGTTGCCAAGTATTTTT is from Bacillus sp. PK3_68 and encodes:
- the paaK gene encoding phenylacetate--CoA ligase PaaK encodes the protein MYNPQIETMARSEMESLQLGRLQKTVERVYENVEFYKKKFEELGITPEDIKSLDDIVKLPFTKKQDLRDNYPFGLFAVPQEEVVRIHGSSGTSGKPTVVGYTQNDINVWSEVVARSIVAAGGKKSDIFHNAYGYGLFTGGLGLHYGAEALGAAVVPISGGNTERQITVIEDFKPRGICGTPSYILNIAEKMQEMGKDPRDTSIEYGIFGAEPWSEEMRTKLEETLNLKAVDIYGLSEIMGPGVSIECYEAQDGLHVQEDHFFVEVINPDTLEPVAEGEIGELVFTSLTKEAFPIIRYRTGDLASITRETCKCGRTTVRMSRVKGRTDDMLIIRGVNVFPSEIERVLLQIEGLVPHYQIHLVRKGTMDGVELHVEVESELYREIGEDLSHLRIQQMKKEIQHLMKSTCLVSMNTIFNIPKAIPRSEGKAIRIVDLRNSDTVGV
- a CDS encoding S-ribosylhomocysteine lyase is translated as MAEQKQMNVESFNLDHTKVKAPYIRLAGKKEGINGDQIYKYDLRFSQPNKEHMDMPAIHSLEHMMAEFSRNHSDKIVDISPMGCQTGYYLSVINHEDFDDILRIVEATLKDVLEATEVPACNEVQCGWAASHSLEGAKELARYMLSKREEWTEVF
- a CDS encoding NAD(P)/FAD-dependent oxidoreductase codes for the protein MSDNQQVFDITIIGGGPVGLFTAFYAGMRQMSCKIIESLPQLGGQLSALYPEKYIYDVAGFPKVRAQELVDNLKEQMNQFDPTVCLEEAVEGLEKQEDGTFKLTTNAGTHYTKTVIITAGNGAFQPRKLELAGSEKYEGKNLHYFINDLNQFAGKKVQVFGGGDSAVDWALMLEPIAEQVTIAHRRDKFRAHEHSVETMKNSSVNIKTPFVPTELVGEERIEQVILQEVKGEQQEVIEVDDVVVTYGFVSSLGPIKNWGLDIEKNSIVVNSRMETNIPGIYAAGDICTYEGKVKLIASGFGEAPTAVSNAKVYIDPKAKVQPLHSTSVMGDAK
- a CDS encoding hotdog fold thioesterase, producing the protein MIKLTRQLDEQEIHAEHYDQIVETFKQEPYANHLGIQLTALGKGTASAEMQIEDYMLNSHGTVHGAVMFAIADYVFAAASNSYGKVSVGLSTNMNFMAPGRKGATLTATAVEEKKTRRIAWYRITVESEGNLLATMEATVYRKDQYFVPVDES
- a CDS encoding response regulator transcription factor → MTTKIVIIDDHQLFREGVKRILEFEESFEVVAEGDDGKDAVELIEQYHPNVVLMDINMPEVNGVEATRELVVKFPDTKVIILSIHDDENYVTHALKSGAMGYLLKEMDADALIEAVKVVSDGGSYLHPRVTHNLISDYRRLANDEGKGKGFQQTEVRRPLHLLTRRECEVLQLLADGKSNRAIGEALYISEKTVKNHVSNILQKMNVNDRTQAVVTAIKKGWVEVR